A window from Lachnoanaerobaculum umeaense encodes these proteins:
- a CDS encoding DHH family phosphoesterase — MNKLIELIENAKNIAITGHVSPDGDCIGSTLGLYNYIIENYKDKQVRVCLEKPSMKFAFMNGFELISEDPFVEADLLVTLDASDRERLGIRGGMLDSAKESICIDHHVTNTNFAKFNIVEEFRSSTCELLYTLLSEDKISVATAMCIYTGIVHDSGVFKYQSTTKETMEIAGKLMAKGFDFTKIIDDTYFKKDFNATKLLGLALTNVKQEFDGKCCYGFLDYNTWSKYVSDKKKMDGIIDNLRNIEGVEIALFMYETAKNEYKVSLRSINKNVSSIASALGGGGHIRAAGATVYGNIDELLKDTILPMIEKELNG, encoded by the coding sequence ATGAATAAACTAATAGAGCTTATTGAAAATGCAAAAAATATAGCTATTACAGGTCATGTGAGTCCGGATGGAGATTGCATAGGTTCTACACTGGGACTATATAACTATATAATTGAAAATTATAAAGATAAGCAGGTAAGAGTATGTCTTGAAAAGCCGTCAATGAAGTTTGCATTTATGAACGGGTTTGAACTGATAAGTGAAGACCCGTTTGTAGAAGCGGATCTGCTTGTAACTTTGGATGCATCGGACAGAGAGAGACTTGGTATTAGAGGGGGAATGCTTGACAGTGCAAAGGAAAGCATATGTATAGATCACCATGTCACAAATACAAATTTTGCAAAATTCAATATAGTAGAGGAGTTTAGAAGTTCAACATGTGAATTACTGTATACATTGTTGAGTGAAGATAAGATAAGTGTGGCTACGGCAATGTGTATATACACCGGCATAGTACATGATTCAGGAGTTTTCAAATATCAATCTACTACAAAAGAAACTATGGAAATTGCAGGTAAATTGATGGCAAAAGGATTTGACTTTACAAAAATTATAGATGACACTTATTTCAAGAAGGACTTTAATGCTACAAAGCTTTTGGGCCTGGCACTGACAAATGTAAAACAGGAGTTTGACGGTAAGTGCTGTTATGGATTTTTAGATTATAATACTTGGAGTAAGTATGTTTCGGATAAGAAGAAAATGGATGGAATCATAGACAACCTTAGAAATATAGAGGGTGTGGAAATAGCATTATTTATGTATGAGACAGCCAAAAATGAATATAAGGTGAGTTTACGCTCTATAAATAAGAATGTGAGCAGTATTGCTTCTGCACTTGGAGGTGGTGGACATATCAGAGCTGCCGGAGCCACAGTGTATGGTAATATTGATGAACTTTTGAAAGATACCATATTGCCTATGATTGAGAAAGAATTAAATGGCTAA
- the rbfA gene encoding 30S ribosome-binding factor RbfA has protein sequence MRKNSLKSTMINSEVMKTVSEIIRGEVKDPRVAPMTSVTDAEVTTDLKYATIYVSVLGDEEQSKKTLLGLKSSSGFIRKELARRLNLRNTPELKFVLDESLAYGMKMDKLIDEVIKKDERGNE, from the coding sequence ATGAGAAAGAATAGTTTAAAGTCTACTATGATAAACTCAGAAGTGATGAAAACTGTATCTGAAATCATAAGGGGAGAAGTCAAAGACCCAAGGGTTGCACCTATGACAAGTGTGACAGATGCTGAGGTTACCACAGATTTGAAATATGCAACAATTTATGTTAGTGTATTAGGTGATGAGGAACAATCAAAGAAGACATTATTAGGACTAAAATCTTCTTCAGGTTTTATAAGAAAAGAGCTTGCAAGAAGATTGAACCTAAGAAATACGCCTGAACTGAAATTTGTTTTAGATGAGTCATTGGCTTATGGCATGAAGATGGATAAGCTGATAGATGAAGTTATTAAAAAAGATGAGAGGGGCAATGAATAA